The region CTGTGTTCAGCCCAAGCGGTCAGGCAAGCGTTACGACATATACAGTTACGATAAGCACAGGAGTTGCAGACGCAAACGGCAACCCTATGGCTGCCAATTACTTATTCTCTTATACAACTGCTGACGCGGCAGTCCCGACAGTGACCGCGTTTTAGTAGTTGACACAACTGCTCCTTCAGTGACCAGCACGGTACCTGCAAACGGAGCAACAGGCGTAGCGGTAAACAGCAACGTGACGATCACGTGGAGCGAAAATATAAATTGCGCAACAGTCAACACAATAAACATCACATCAACAAGTCCGGGCTGGACCCTTTCAACATGCTCAAACAATCAAGCGGTATTTACAACAAGCGGGCAAACCGGATCAACGGCATATTCCGTGACTGTGACCACGGCAGTAAGAGATACGGCAGGCAATGCGCTGTCAGTCAATTACTCATTTTCATATACAACCGGTGATGTCGGCATTCCTGCATCAAGTATAACCACACCGGCAAATGGAGCGGTCATCAACAGTGCAGCGGCAAATCCTTTTACAATAAGCGGTGCGGCAACCGATAACATTGCGGTATCCAGTATCGAAGTTTCGACTAATGGTGGAACAACATGGAACGCGGCAACTTGCACCGGATGTCCCGGAGCAAATGTGACATGGACATATTCATGGACGCTGCCTGCGGACGGAAGTTACACATTAAAGAGCCGCGCCCTCGACACATCAAGCAATGTTGAGACACCGGGAGCAGGAAATACAATTACAATTGACAGGACCGCTCCTTCAGTAAGTTCAACGATACCGGCAAACAGCGCGACTTCCGTAGCGCTCAACAGCGCTGTAACGATCACATGGAATGAGAATGTGAACTGCGCAACAGTCAACACCACAAATGTAACAATAAGCGGCGGCGGCTGGACACTTTCAACATGCGCAAACAATCAGGCAGTATTCACCACAAACGGACAGGCGGGTCTGACCATCTATTCCGTAACAGTGACAACCGGCGTGATGGATGTGAACAATAACCCGATGACCGCGAATTATTCATTTTCATATACAACTGCTGACGCGGCAGTCCCAACAGTGACCGCTTTTACAGCGACATCGCCTTCAACGAGCCTGAACATCCCGGTTTCATTATTTACGGCTTCCGACAATGTTGGAGTTACAGGATTTAAGATAACCACATCGGCAACGCCTCCATTGGCAGGTGACACCGGATGGACGTCAATAGCTCCTTCGACATTTACAGTAGGATCTGACGGAACTTATACACTTTATCCATGGGCAAAGGACGCGGCAGGCAATGTCTCCGCAGTATTTGCCACACCGAGAACAGTTGTAGTTGACACCACAGCCCCGTCAGTGATCAGCACGGTCCCTGCGAATGGATTAACAGGGGTAGCATTAAACAACACTGTAACGGTCAACTGGAATGAACCCGTTGACTGCGCAACAGTCACTACGGCAACAGTGACGATCAGCCCTGCAGTTGGATGGACAAGGACCTCATGCAGCGGCGCTCAGGCAGTATTCACCCCGAGCGGACAGGCAAGCGTCACAAGTTATACAGTAACCGTAAGCACAGGAATAAGAGACGCAAACGGCAACGCCATGACAGCAAACTACTTGTTCTCATATACAACTGCAGATGCCGGTATTCCAGCTTCATCAATTACTTCACCGGCAAATGGATCAACATTAAACAGCGCATCAGCAAACCCGTACACAATCAGCGGCGCTGCAACAGATAACGTTTCTGTAACCGGCATCGAGGTATCAACAAACGGAGGCACTACATGGAATGCGGCAACATGCACAGGATGCCCCGGAGCGAACGTAACATGGACTTATGCATGGACACTTCCTGCGGATGGAAGCTACACGATCAGGAGCCGCGCGACAGATTCATCAAGCAACGTTGAAACACCTGGCGCAGGCAATACCGTATCAATAGACAGGACCTCTCCAGCGGTAAGCAGCACAATACCGGTTAACGGAGCAGCGAGTATAAATCTTAACAACCCCGTAACGATTAACTGGGGCGAGACCATTGACTGCGCGACAGTCACGAACACAACTGTGACCATCAGTCCGGCAGTTGGATGGACCAGGTCATCATGCAGCGGCAGTCAGGCAATATTCACGCCAAGCGGTCAGGCAAGCGTTACGACATATACAGTTACGATAAGCACAGGAGTTGCAGACGCAAACGGCAACCCTATGGCTGCCAATTACTTATTCTCTTATACAACTGCTGACGCGGCAGTCCCGACAGTGACCGCGTTTACCAGCACGGTACCGGCAAACGGAGCAACAGGCGTAGCATTAAACAGCACAGTAACCGTCAACTGGAATGAACCAGTTGACTGCGCAACAGTCACTACCACAAGTGTAACGATAAGCCCAGTGGTAGGATGGACAAGGACCTCATGCAGCGGCGGTCAGGCAGTATTCACGCCAAGCGGGCAGGCAAGCATCACAAGTTACACAGTAACAGTGAACACAGGAATAAGAGACGCAAACGGCAACGCAATGGCAGCAAACTACTTGTTCTCATACACAACGGCTGACGTGATAGCCCCGTCGTCAACAATAACCGCGCCTTCAAACGGTACAATTATAAACAGCGCCTCACCGAATCCTTATGCAATCAGCGGCGCTGCAACAGACAACGTTTCTGTAACCGGCATCGAGGTATCGACAAACGGAGGCACTACCTGGAATGCGGCAACGTGCACCGGATGTCCCGGAACAAACGTAACATGGACCTATTCATGGACGCTCCCTGCTGACGGAAGCTACAATATAAGGAGCCGCGCTAAAGACGCCTCAAACAATACTGAGACCCCGGCTCCGGGCAACACTGTGACAGTCGACAGGACCGCTCCCTCAGTCAGCAGCACAAATCCCGCAAACGGCGCAACCGGCGTAGCGCTAAACAGCAACGTAACCGTCATATGGTCTGAAAATGTAAACTGCTCAACTGTCAACACCACAAATATCACTATCAATGCGGGCGGCTGGATACTTTCAACATGTTCAAACAACCAGGCAATATTTACAACAAACGGGCAGGCCGGGATGACTGCTTACTCCGTAACGGTAACAACGGGAGTTACGGATGCAAACGGCAATCCGATGTCGGCCATTTACTCATTCTCATATACGACAGCTGATGTTACGCCTGCTGCATCAGCGATAACATCACCTGCAAACGGCGCAATCATAAACAGCACCTCACCGAATCCTTATACAATCAGCGGCTCCGCAAGCGACAACGTTGCAGTGCAGGGCATTGAGGTATCAACAAACGGCGGCGCAACCTGGAACCCGGCGACATGCACCGGATGTCCCGGAGCAAACGTTACATGGACATACAGTTGGACACTTCCCGCTGACGGAAGCTACAACATCAGGAGCCGTGCAAGGGATGCTTCAAATAATACCGAGACACCCGGCGCAGGCAACAGTGTAACAATCGACAGGACCGCCCCCTCGGTCAACAGCACAGTGCCTGTTAACGGAGCTATCGATGTAATAATAAACAGCAACGTAACGATAACCTGGAGCGAAAATGTAAACTGCGCGACCGTCAACACAATAAATATCACATCGACAAGTTCGGGTTGGGCATTGTTGACCTGCGGAGCGAACCAGGCGATATTTACAGCAAGCTCCCAGGCGTATTCAACAACATATTCGGTAACAGTGACTACGGGAGTAACGGACACCACGGGAAATTCAATTACAGCTAATTACCTGTTCTCGTATACTACTGAGGCCATGCCCAATAACCCTCCCTCAAACCCCACGGGACTTACGCAGTACAAAACCGATGAAGTTACCACTATCGGCCAGGGCAAATGGAGCAATGAAACTACAGTAGTAATGAAGGCGGCTGTTTCGGATCCCAATGGTGACACTGTTCAGTTTGAGGTTGAAATACAGCCCAGTGCATCTGCTTTCACCGGCACGCCTAATTGCACAAGCGGCCCTGCCGTAGCCAGCGGCGGCACAGCACAAGCAACCTGCGGCGGCCTTTTAAACAGCGCCCAGTACAAATGGCAGGCGCGCACGATAGATGCTTATGGTCTTACAAGCGGCTGGGTACAGTTCGGGACAAGCGACCCGGATTTCGGAGTTGATACAGTGGCCCCGACCTACATATGGAATACTCCAGCAGCAGGTACATATTACAAGAACGGCAGCCCTATAAACGTTGATGTAACCGTCACCGAGGCTGGAGGCTCAGGCATACTTAACGGAACAGACTGCACTGCTGCGATAGACGGCTCTGCTGCAAGTTTTTCCGGCATCGTAATGTATTCGCCGATAACCGGAAAATGTACCGGCACTCTTACAGTTAACAATCCGTCAGGCCTTATTAACGGCGCGCATAATCTCACGGTACAAGTCCCCGATACCGCAGGCAACAGCGTACAGAGCGCTGCGCGTTTAATTAACATTGACAACACCCTGCCGTCATCGGCAGTTATAACACCTGCAAACGGGACAATGCTAAACACAGGTTCCCCTAACCCATATACGGTAAACGGCACAGCATCTGACAATGCGGTTGTTTCAGGTATTGAAGTATCAACTAACGGAGGAACTACCTGGGTAGCAGCGGCATGCACAGGATGCCCGGGAGCAAACGTGACATGGGCGTATAGTTGGACGCTTCCTGCTGACGGAAGTTACAACATCAAAAGCCGGGCAAAAGACAGCGCGAATAATACAGAGACCCCGGGAACAGGCGTCACGGTAACCGTAGACAGGACAGTGCCTTCTGTCAGCACAACCTCACCTTCAAACGGTGCATCGGGAACGGCATTAAACGGCAGTGTGACTATCTCCTGGACGGAAAATGTTAATTGTACAACGGTCAGCGCCTCCAGCATAACCATAAGCTCTGGAGGCTGGGCTCTTTCATCGTGTTCAGGCACCCAGGCGGTATTCACGACAAGCGGACAAGCGAATCTGACATCATATACTATTACCGTTTCTACAGCGGTAAAAGACCCCGCAGGTAATTCAATGGCAGCAAATTATGTATTCTCATTTTCCACTGCTGCAATGAGCCTCCCGACCCTGACTTATCCGGCAGCGCCTTATGATAATGGGGTAGACCCCGACACAGGAAATACGAGAAACACATTCACATTTGCAATTGTTTATACGGACCTTGAAAATGACGCGCCTGCTGCAGGTTATCCAAAGATTTATATCGGAGACAATGACGGATACTTCAGCTATGCAATGATCGAGGGAAATCCGGCAGACACCAATTATACCGACGGCAAAATTTATTCATTTACAACCGGCCTCGGGGCCGCCCAGGATTTGAGATTTTACTTCAAAGTACAGGCGGCAACCGGCGATACCACGGCAGTACAACTCCCGTCAGGCGTCTCAGCATATAATGTGGGGCCGGCCGTATATCTGCTGAGTGGTTACAACTTGGCAGGCGTTCCGAAAAATATAGCGAGCGGCTCATGGACATACACCTCCGTGC is a window of Nitrospirota bacterium DNA encoding:
- a CDS encoding Ig-like domain-containing protein, coding for MTSTVPANGATGVAVNSNVTITWSENINCATVNTINITSTSPGWTLSTCSNNQAVFTTSGQTGSTAYSVTVTTAVRDTAGNALSVNYSFSYTTGDVGIPASSITTPANGAVINSAAANPFTISGAATDNIAVSSIEVSTNGGTTWNAATCTGCPGANVTWTYSWTLPADGSYTLKSRALDTSSNVETPGAGNTITIDRTAPSVSSTIPANSATSVALNSAVTITWNENVNCATVNTTNVTISGGGWTLSTCANNQAVFTTNGQAGLTIYSVTVTTGVMDVNNNPMTANYSFSYTTADAAVPTVTAFTATSPSTSLNIPVSLFTASDNVGVTGFKITTSATPPLAGDTGWTSIAPSTFTVGSDGTYTLYPWAKDAAGNVSAVFATPRTVVVDTTAPSVISTVPANGLTGVALNNTVTVNWNEPVDCATVTTATVTISPAVGWTRTSCSGAQAVFTPSGQASVTSYTVTVSTGIRDANGNAMTANYLFSYTTADAGIPASSITSPANGSTLNSASANPYTISGAATDNVSVTGIEVSTNGGTTWNAATCTGCPGANVTWTYAWTLPADGSYTIRSRATDSSSNVETPGAGNTVSIDRTSPAVSSTIPVNGAASINLNNPVTINWGETIDCATVTNTTVTISPAVGWTRSSCSGSQAIFTPSGQASVTTYTVTISTGVADANGNPMAANYLFSYTTADAAVPTVTAFTSTVPANGATGVALNSTVTVNWNEPVDCATVTTTSVTISPVVGWTRTSCSGGQAVFTPSGQASITSYTVTVNTGIRDANGNAMAANYLFSYTTADVIAPSSTITAPSNGTIINSASPNPYAISGAATDNVSVTGIEVSTNGGTTWNAATCTGCPGTNVTWTYSWTLPADGSYNIRSRAKDASNNTETPAPGNTVTVDRTAPSVSSTNPANGATGVALNSNVTVIWSENVNCSTVNTTNITINAGGWILSTCSNNQAIFTTNGQAGMTAYSVTVTTGVTDANGNPMSAIYSFSYTTADVTPAASAITSPANGAIINSTSPNPYTISGSASDNVAVQGIEVSTNGGATWNPATCTGCPGANVTWTYSWTLPADGSYNIRSRARDASNNTETPGAGNSVTIDRTAPSVNSTVPVNGAIDVIINSNVTITWSENVNCATVNTINITSTSSGWALLTCGANQAIFTASSQAYSTTYSVTVTTGVTDTTGNSITANYLFSYTTEAMPNNPPSNPTGLTQYKTDEVTTIGQGKWSNETTVVMKAAVSDPNGDTVQFEVEIQPSASAFTGTPNCTSGPAVASGGTAQATCGGLLNSAQYKWQARTIDAYGLTSGWVQFGTSDPDFGVDTVAPTYIWNTPAAGTYYKNGSPINVDVTVTEAGGSGILNGTDCTAAIDGSAASFSGIVMYSPITGKCTGTLTVNNPSGLINGAHNLTVQVPDTAGNSVQSAARLINIDNTLPSSAVITPANGTMLNTGSPNPYTVNGTASDNAVVSGIEVSTNGGTTWVAAACTGCPGANVTWAYSWTLPADGSYNIKSRAKDSANNTETPGTGVTVTVDRTVPSVSTTSPSNGASGTALNGSVTISWTENVNCTTVSASSITISSGGWALSSCSGTQAVFTTSGQANLTSYTITVSTAVKDPAGNSMAANYVFSFSTAAMSLPTLTYPAAPYDNGVDPDTGNTRNTFTFAIVYTDLENDAPAAGYPKIYIGDNDGYFSYAMIEGNPADTNYTDGKIYSFTTGLGAAQDLRFYFKVQAATGDTTAVQLPSGVSAYNVGPAVYLLSGYNLAGVPKNIASGSWTYTSVLGDDSGYQLCYKWDSTGLDTVSGTQGSWINNTSGMVQTGASYYIWSTDTLRRVDEPAGVVNDPRAYIDIALDANGGWTAITNPYNAIIKLQDVKVVRGAMEYTYTQAVINGWVSNSIYEWEGDGPGWSFKAFNDNPPATLEPWMGYFIYVYDTNSTKLRIYAPAP